Within Rhipicephalus microplus isolate Deutch F79 chromosome 9, USDA_Rmic, whole genome shotgun sequence, the genomic segment tatagcgagagAGAATCCATGTCTTCAACACAGAAACAAGACACTTTCTAGCAAGACAACAGAAAACAGCAGCAAACACTAATTATAACAATGCACGTTAGGTGTGAATATGTGTGCGAAGGTAGCAAAGTGCTGCTGCTACCAAAACATGGATCGCAACGGGAGAAGAATGTTCAGGCTGATCATTTTACGCTTGTGACATTACAGCTCTTCCTTACACAGTTGTGCTCCTATCACACAGGCAACAACGCTCTTTAGACATCTCTTGAGTCGTGCGAGACAACAAACAACTTTGTCGTCTGCAAACTTTGTACGAAATCAAGCGCTCACCTCAATCGTGTGGTCTTGCCATAATCATATAGGCACACAGACCTTACGCTCAATCTACGTAGCTCCTTCTATGGCGGGGCCCCACTGCTGCTTGTGCTTTCAGTGTGAGCGATTATCGTCTTTATTCATTGTTGCTATGACACTACTGTTTAAACTTATACTAACTTCATGTCAAGATGCTCTGCATGAATATCACTAGGAGCAGCATGTACCGGAACGCACAACCATAAACATGTAAAAAGTTGAATGTATGAAGGAACAAATCCAACATGGCAGTGCTTCGGCTTTTCTCTACTTGCGGTGATGTACTTGCAAGTATAGTAGCTGCACTCAAAAGCGAAAGTAGTTTTTCGAATAGAACATAGCACTCTTGAATAAAATGAGCAACTGAACAATTTGGATGTTgcttaaagaagcactgacacaaaaatttcgtatcttgttgacatttttttttttcaacaagtaGCTTATGACCCACTTATCATGGCTGAAAACATCGCTTGCATGAATGCGCGAGTGTTATTTATTTAGAGACGTTTTTAGAGTGCCCATTTTCAGCTTCGGTTTCATAGAGCTCGGCAGGATAAGTTTGGGGACACGATAAACACAGCTGGAGACATGACCCCGCAAAACTGTGACGTGGGCGCCGCGCATAAAAGCGTGCGAGAGCGCACGGGGCCTACGTCACGGCAGAGCCAGCATACGCAAAGCCGCTGGCATGGAAAAAGAAATCAAGGGTAGCGCGCACAGCTTGCGCGCACGAGCAACCAGGCCACACGAACTCGTAACATAGGCTTGTTTACATTGCCCCTGCGTTGATGTCGACGTTGCGAGGGGCTTCGAAGCATTTCACTCAGTTGCACGGCGTGCACTTAAGATTTAATTTTAAATATGTTCTAGGCTATATTTGCTCCTTTGTAGATGGTCTGTATGTCTCCGCATAAACCTATCTCGCTCACTAGCTTGCATCCAAACTTTTGCATCGGTGCTCCTTTAAGGTTCTCAAGTTGACGAGAAGAGACCAGTGGGTCAAGGAACAAATGGACGTTAACAATATTATAGTTGAatttaagaagaagaaatggacatgggctgggaacgtaggcaggataaccgctggtcataaagTGTAACTGACTTGACTCCCAGAGAAGGCATATGCACGAGgggggagacaaagttaggtgAGCTGTTGAGGTTAGAAAGTTtggggtataaagtggcagcagcacgcacaggaccgagtcgactggcagaacatgggagaggcctttgtcctgcagtgggcgtagtcaggctgatgatgatgatgttgactGTAGGGAAAACTTGTCTGCAGTTTTAGTAAACGCCGGCTACTAAAGACGAGAGCGGTCCAttctgtcgtcgatgaagatggTCAAACTCCTTCTCATGAGAAGCTCAAACTTGCTTTGAGGAAAGGCGATTTTGTGACACTGATTGCATGATCATAAATAAACATAAAGGAGCTATGATGTTAAAGGCCACATGAAAATAGAAAGGCGGTCAATGGACCCAAGGGAAGGCACACGAATTGCCCAACGCAACACGAGGTGCCTTCAAATGACACAAGCACCAATCCATGACCTCTGCAGATGAAACGAGCAACCAAAGAGTTGTCCACTTCAAAGGGAACCACAGCAACGAGAGGGAATTCCATGAAAGCTGTGGAGGGTTAAGCTGCCACAAGCAGACAAGAGGGAGCCTTACACCAAGCTGTCTAGTGAACAACCAACCCCACGGCTTCATTCGCAACCAAACACATAGAGAGGAAAGCAGCAGTGCCCACTAACGGCACGGGCACACATTGCAAAAGCAGCCATGTGTGCAGTCCAGGGGTGTTGGATCACCCGTTCCAAGCGTAATGTCACACACCCTTCTTTATGTGCTTTATGTTACCGGTACATTGCACATGTGGATACTGCTTGCACAATCAACACCAAAATGTCAGAGCCTTCTAGACAGTTTTTGGATAATCCGTTCGGCTTGAGCGCGTTAACGTGAATAGCTGAGTTTATTTTGGAGACAATACGATAATCAGTGACAACGCTAGAATGTTTGATCCCGAGTATACAAATGCGGATGCATGTTGTCGTGCATCGGATTATCGATGGCCAGGGCTCTGTTTACAGCTATCATTGTACAGTGTGCTCTGCCGCAATTCAACTTTCGGTTttcggccacaagttcggccataTTGCCAGACTTAGCGGCATGTTTACGCTTCGCACCATTGAATTTGTTTGGGTGATTGATGGTGTCTAAGCATTTGCGGCCAGTGAACTATTAAGTGCCATTGCCTCTGAACCAACTTCCATTTGTGAACTGTACTTGGGGTATGCGACAAAAACAGGATGGAGACGAGGGGAAGTGTGTTTCTCTCTCCCTAAGCAAGTTTGTCACATGACTCAATTGAACAATGAAAGAATTGACTGGTAATTTGTACAAAGGTGATTCTTTTGTGCAACCTACACAAAGACAATAAAAATCTGTAATGCAGCCGAGAAAACATGTGGACCAAGCATGAGAGGCTGTCGAGAGATGAAGACAACAATTAACAGAGTTAtcaaccatgaaaaaaaaaaagaaagggattCAGATAATCTATTCAAAAGTTCAAGCTGGAAGGCATTCCGAGCTCAATGAAGGATACTGTTGCGCAAGAAAACTGAGGCTTTGACATATTGGTGATGCTCTGAGATAGCAGGAGATACGTCCTGTTTCCCTTCCTATGACCTGTGCCATCAAACTGTTCCTAATCAAGGACATACAAAGAGGCAACATGCTTAGCTTTCTAGTGCAAATACCGAAAATACTGCCTGTTTGTATAATCTATTATGCACTTGCCTAGGTTTCTCTACGTGAATATAAATGGACCTTCATCTGCCGGGAGTACTGCAGTAATGTAGCACTGTGTTGCAATGACTTCATTTTCATTAAATTTTGTGCTCGAAAAAATGACGAAGTCACACCCTTTTTGCACTCCTGTGAGCCCTGGCAGAGACCAGTTTTCAGTTGAGGTACGGAAGGGTGCGCGACATAATCATCCAAATCTACAGCATGCCCTCGGAGTCATCTTCAAGATGGAGGAGTTCACAGGCACCCACGTGACGAGGACATGAAACGACTGAGACTTATCTCCAATGCCGTATTATGCTAAGAGAGGGCGTTTCTGATACACAATAAAGGCAATTTCATATGCAATAACCTGAAACATTTGGATGCTATATTTAATTTAGCACAAAAACTGAGTGCATCACATGCTCTCTTTGATGATGTTGTCAATACCTAACATAACACATTATTGCATCCTAAGATATGAGAGTTCACtccaaatgtcttttttttttgcttgttccaAAGTGTTTTTGTGAAATGTAGTCACATACAGAGAGCCTCTAGGACCAATATGAAGAAAAGTTTTTTTGAATAAACTATTATAAAACTCTTCAGAAATTAAGTCATTGTTGATGTTAACTTCACAGTGAGGCAGGAAGTGTCAAATTCGAATGGTTAAGATGAGCTCCTCTATTTGATTTTCATCACTGTGAACCACTGAATATGAGCAGCAACTTCCACAATGAGCCCCAACACAGCTGGCCGTGCCAGCATAAAAACACAAACGCTTTCCATGGTTCATTAATGGCCACGCCAGAAGGAGAACAAAAAACCACACGCACCTTGCGAGACACAAGGTCCCGCTCGCTCGACAACACGCATCAAGCAGCAGCACAGCAAAAGCCACAAACGCGCGCACAGTGTCACAAGACAGACCTGTGAACACCCGCAGCGGCTGGTAGGAGTCTGTGGACCAGAGGCGGGCCGTCCGGTCGTGGCCGGACGAGGCGAAGTAGTAGCCGTGCGGGCTGAACCGCACGTCCCAGACGGGGAAGCAGTGACCCCGGTAGCAGACCACGTTTGTCCACGTCAACAGGCTCCACAACCGGATGGTGGAGTCCTCCGACGAGGACAGCAGGAACAAATGGTCTGGGCTAAAGCTCACCGCCGTCACGGGGCCGCTGTGGCCCAGCAGGTGGCGCACGTCGACGCCGCTGCGGTCGTCCATCATCCGGTAAAGGACGTCCTCGGCGTCCTTGTCGATGGTCTCGAGCTCGTGCGCAGACTTCATGCCCTTGAGCTTGTGCGGGGTCAGGGTCCACACCCTAATGGAGGAGTCGCCGAAGCCAGCGGCCAGTAAGGTGCTGTCCTCGGAGATTTCGGCCACTGTGACGCCCCGGTACGAGTTGAGGAAGGTGTAGAAGCAGATGGAGGGAAGACTTTCGGGTCCAAGTCTTACCCTCTTCAGGGCCTCCTTCATGGCGCTCACCTTGTCCATCTTGTCGGCGTCGCGAAGCTCGGGCAGCGGGATCCGGCTATTGGGCGGCGCGTTGGGGTCGTTGCGTGCCTTCTTAGAGAGCAGCGTGTCTTTCTttggcttctttttctttggcttGTCACCTCCCTCGCCGTCCCCGCCTTCGTCGTCCTCGTCCAGCGGTATCGTCAGCTCGGGCTCCTTGAGGAGGCCGTAGTAGACCTTGACCTTGTTCGCCTGACGCGCCGCTTCGCCCAGGAAGGCGCCCGCCGTCGCGTCCAACTGCGCCTTGGCCCGTGCGATCCCTTCGTACACGTCCAGGTAGAGGTGCTCCTGGACGATGTTCTGCAGCACCGAGTTTTTCTTGTCCTGCAGGTATCGCTTGAGAAAGTTGTACGTGTCGCGAGACATGCGCACCGTGAACTGACCCGACCTGAAGTTGTCCATGAATTCGTTGCCCTTCATGTGATCCTTCTTGGTGAGGCAGCCGAGCCGCTTGACGTCCTCCTGGTAGTACTCCTCCTGCTCGGGCCCGAACCGCTCCATGAACTTGAGCGCCTGCCGTTCGTGCTCGTTGTAGACCAGCTCCAGGTACATGTGCACGAAGGCCGGGTACAGGACCATGGCCAGCTCGTGACGGTACGAATCGAGCGATGCCTCCACGAACCGTTTGAAACTGGTGTAGCTGTCCTCGTAGATGTCGGGATCACCCTCGCTCTTGTAAGTCGAGAGGACGCTGGTGACGTCGGAGCCGGTGGCGGGGGCCGCCGCCGAGTCATCCTGCAGGTCGTTGAGGAGCTTGGCCTCCTTGCGCAGGATCAGCTCGGTCTCCTGGAGCTTGTTCTTCTTGAGAAACTTGAGCACGGCGAGCAGCGAGCTCTTGTCGAGCCCGCTGAACGGATCATCGCCGTCCTCATCCTCTTTGTCGTTCGACACGGAGTTGGTCGTGCTCGTAGTCGTCGTCGTAACAGCGGCCGACGGTGCCGAAGCCGGTGCGGCAGCGGCATCGCCGTTGTTGAGCACGACGACCATCGAACCGTCGGCCGATGGCTCCGCCATTTTGAGCGACGCCGACTGGCGCTCGCGGCGGGCGCAGGGATTCCAGACGAACACGCGGGTGCCGAAAACGCATT encodes:
- the Taf5 gene encoding TATA-box binding protein associated factor 5 isoform X2, whose product is MAEPSADGSMVVVLNNGDAAAAPASAPSAAVTTTTTSTTNSVSNDKEDEDGDDPFSGLDKSSLLAVLKFLKKNKLQETELILRKEAKLLNDLQDDSAAAPATGSDVTSVLSTYKSEGDPDIYEDSYTSFKRFVEASLDSYRHELAMVLYPAFVHMYLELVYNEHERQALKFMERFGPEQEEYYQEDVKRLGCLTKKDHMKGNEFMDNFRSGQFTVRMSRDTYNFLKRYLQDKKNSVLQNIVQEHLYLDVYEGIARAKAQLDATAGAFLGEAARQANKVKVYYGLLKEPELTIPLDEDDEGGDGEGGDKPKKKKPKKDTLLSKKARNDPNAPPNSRIPLPELRDADKMDKVSAMKEALKRVRLGPESLPSICFYTFLNSYRGVTVAEISEDSTLLAAGFGDSSIRVWTLTPHKLKGMKSAHELETIDKDAEDVLYRMMDDRSGVDVRHLLGHSGPVTAVSFSPDHLFLLSSSEDSTIRLWSLLTWTNVVCYRGHCFPVWDVRFSPHGYYFASSGHDRTARLWSTDSYQPLRVFTGLSCDTVRAFVAFAVLLLDACCRASGTLCLARARVRRRLHPVSPQQ
- the Taf5 gene encoding TATA-box binding protein associated factor 5 isoform X1; amino-acid sequence: MAEPSADGSMVVVLNNGDAAAAPASAPSAAVTTTTTSTTNSVSNDKEDEDGDDPFSGLDKSSLLAVLKFLKKNKLQETELILRKEAKLLNDLQDDSAAAPATGSDVTSVLSTYKSEGDPDIYEDSYTSFKRFVEASLDSYRHELAMVLYPAFVHMYLELVYNEHERQALKFMERFGPEQEEYYQEDVKRLGCLTKKDHMKGNEFMDNFRSGQFTVRMSRDTYNFLKRYLQDKKNSVLQNIVQEHLYLDVYEGIARAKAQLDATAGAFLGEAARQANKVKVYYGLLKEPELTIPLDEDDEGGDGEGGDKPKKKKPKKDTLLSKKARNDPNAPPNSRIPLPELRDADKMDKVSAMKEALKRVRLGPESLPSICFYTFLNSYRGVTVAEISEDSTLLAAGFGDSSIRVWTLTPHKLKGMKSAHELETIDKDAEDVLYRMMDDRSGVDVRHLLGHSGPVTAVSFSPDHLFLLSSSEDSTIRLWSLLTWTNVVCYRGHCFPVWDVRFSPHGYYFASSGHDRTARLWSTDSYQPLRVFTGHVSDVDCIQFHHNSNYIATGSSDRTVRLWDVLSGGCVRYMTGHKGRIYCLQFSNDGRFLASAGADCKILMWDIAHGHLLAELSGHTDTIYCLCFSRDTAILASGGIDNCIKLWDFARLIDEIDLEDLNISHAPTVRTNCDGLLLGSYPTKATSILALHFTRRNLLLAAGMYQSGS